In a single window of the Branchiostoma floridae strain S238N-H82 chromosome 2, Bfl_VNyyK, whole genome shotgun sequence genome:
- the LOC118410233 gene encoding platelet glycoprotein V-like — MVVMRAIALLWVASSLVVTAIALLDACPKPCACFSKDGTKYVNCSRADLTSVPAGIPADVQQLLLSGNGIANLSKMDFAGLKSVVSIDLSSNQLTNDAILPGTFDDLPFLGVLNLAANENFTDFPKNLPTRLYTLYFGYNRVTRVTEDSFRNLPQLVYVDFENNQVESIAPGSFENQHHLTGLSIGFNQITELPDGVFKTTKLQYLGLRFNQLARVPADLPATLTDLDLVGNKIKEIPSRIFSNLTELQTLQVWQEKTLTTIGDNAFEGLGKLQILDADFCSIDRMTNATLSGLSGMWELYMGSSQIPYIPPGAFHDIKNITTLWLDGNQLTTLDPTLLDTKALPRLSEVFIWDNPWTCDCHLRWLKEHIDNNNTSPTIDSPHIMVCNAPPKLKGRAFDTLSPKDFVCGNQDSEPSTKSSALGPGIVEVVRDERMRMPFTGAGKSLRVARVWRDENTSICTPAVIDDYSILCMTGVVLLFLWVGFSMGRAMDKRQRAFAEAPGKMCF, encoded by the exons ATGGTGGTCATGAGAGCAATAGCGCTACTCTGGGTAGCATCAAGCCTAGTTGTCACGGCGATAGCATTGTTAGACGCGTGTCCCAAGCCGTGTGCCTGCTTCAGTAAGGACGGGACGAAGTACGTGAACTGCAGCCGGGCAGACCTGACGTCCGTCCCCGCCGGGATCCCGGCTGACGTGCAGCAACTCCTGCTCTCCGGGAACGGCATCGCCAATCTGTCCAAAATGGACTTCGCTGGGCTGAAATCAGTCGTCAGTATCGACCTGAGCTCCAACCAGCTGACTAACGACGCGATTCTACCCGGGACATTCGACGATCTGCCCTTCCTCGGAGTTCTGAACCTGGCGGCGAACGAAAACTTTACCGACTTCCCGAAGAACCTGCCTACCCGACTTTACACTCTGTACTTTGGCTATAACAGGGTTACCCGAGTCACCGAGGACAGCTTCAGAAACCTGCCCCAACTCGTGTACGTGGACTTTGAGAACAACCAAGTCGAGAGCATCGCTCCTGGGAGCTTTGAGAACCAGCACCACCTCACCGGCCTGAGCATCGGGTTCAACCAGATTACCGAGCTGCCTGATGGCGTCTTCAAAACCACCAAGCTGCAGTACCTCGGGCTGAGGTTTAACCAGCTGGCCCGCGTGCCTGCGGATCTGCCCGCCACTCTCACAGACCTGGACCTGGTCGGCAACAAGATCAAGGAGATCCCGTCCAGAATCTTCTCCAACCTGACAGAACTCCAGACGCTCCAAGTCTGGCAGGAGAAGACTCTCACGACGATCGGCGACAACGCCTTCGAAGGTTTGGGGAAACTGCAGATTCTGGACGCGGATTTCTGCAGTATTGACCGCATGACGAACGCCACGCTAAGCGGACTGAGTGGCATGTGGGAACTGTACATGGGCAGCAGTCAGATCCCCTACATCCCACCGGGAGCCTTCCACGATATCAAGAACATCACAACACTCTGGCTGGACGGCAATCAGCTGACCACGCTCGACCCCACACTTTTAGACACAAA GGCTCTGCCCCGACTGTCCGAAGTGTTTATCTGGGACAATCCGTGGACGTGCGACTGTCATCTACGCTGGCTGAAGGAACAcatcgacaacaacaacacctcgCCAACCATCGACTCTCCACACATCATGGTGTGCAACGCACCGCCCAAGCTCAAGGGCCGGGCATTTGACACCCTCAGCCCGAAGGACTTCGTTTGCGGGAACCAGGACTCTGAACCGAGTACGAAGTCCAGCGCACTTGGACCTGGCATAGTTGAGGTAGTTAGAGACGAGAGAATGCGCATGCCGTTCACAGGGGCGGGGAAAAGTCTCCGGGTCGCCAGAGTTTGGAGAGATGAGAACACGTCCATCTGCACGCCGGCTGTTATTGATGATTATTCTATCCTGTGCATGACTGGTGTTGTGCTGTTATTTCTGTGGGTGGGGTTCTCCATGGGTAGGGCTATGGACAAAAGACAACGAGCATTTGCTGAAGCCCCGGGCAAAATGTGCTTCTGA